DNA sequence from the Centroberyx gerrardi isolate f3 chromosome 22, fCenGer3.hap1.cur.20231027, whole genome shotgun sequence genome:
ATAACAACCATCCCCTTTAGTTCTTAAACCCATTGCTCCTGCCCCCTGGAAACTGTTGACctcttctggttcctctgtgATTAACTATAATGGCGAcatctctgtcctcctgtctccaGATTGTGCTGCTGATAGCATTCATGTGCATCACTCTGCTGGTGGCCAGCCTGGTGTGCCTGACCCTACCAGGTGagatgtggacacacacagcacaaccaACAGCCCATTTTGCCTCTTTGTAGACCCACACCCAAACCATAATTGAAGGGTCCATAATTGaaggttgtatgtgtgtgttgggagttAAAGGGATTCTATTTTAAGCATTAGCTCAAATAGAAATGGACATTACTCTTCCTCAACCAGATCCAAGTATTTTAAAAAGTTGATGAGCACTCATGTTAACAGTGTGTAATTATGAAGACATAATCAAATGTCTGgagttacaaagtgtttttcttcttatgtgtgttgcagtgttcaCCGGGCGCTGGCTGATGTCCTTCTGGACAGGAAACTCCAAGATCCACGAGCTGTACACGGCAGCGTGCGGCCTGTACGTCTGCTGGCTGTCTATCCGCGGAGTCACCGTGCTGCTGGCCTGGATGCCCCAGGGTCGCACCGTCATCATGCTCAAAGTCCAGGAGTGGACGCTCATGGTAGGCATCAGGGCAGGAAATtgactgttttttgtttaccaGCCTCAATTGTTGGTAAATACCAAAGTTGGGCGGCGGGCTAGCATAGTGATTAGGAGCACCATCCTTAATTACCAGCATCTGTCTGGTGTTAATATCCCACCCAGATAGTTTCTGTTCAGGTAGTCAGATCTTCCAATGCTGCACCAGCTCTCTTCCATGGAGGAAACAATTCAGTAACATTGAGGAGGGAATAAATTAAAGCGACCATTGTTGATGTGGTAGATTTGGAGATGTAGTTTTCAATATACATGGAACACAATTAGGAGTTTTGCAACAAAAGATGTTCTATAATctcaatgtgtttgtgtgtgtgtgtttttatgtgtgtagaTCCTGAAGACCCTGGTAGTAGCTCTGCTGGTAGCTGGAGTCATCCCACTGCTTCTCGGCCTGCTGTTTGAACTGGTTATCGTGGCTCCGCTCAGGGTGCCCCTGGACCAGACACCCCTCTTCTACCCCTGGCAggtatgtatatacatatatcagCGTTGtgtaggttttttttattgtcaagGTCCCTTTACACTGCTTCCCTGTTTGTGTGCTCCCTTGCATAGTCATGTTTCCTAGTGGGATCTAGGGAAGTATGTGAAGGTGTTGTGAATCATGTAGGAGCTCTTACATTCCCGTTCACCCATTTATCTCTCCTTTGTCTGTAGGACTGGGCCCTTGGAGTGCTCCATGCCAAAATCATTGCTGCCATCACTCTCATGGGCCCTCAGTGGTGGCTGAAGACTGTCATTGAGCAGGTGGGTTTTGAATGCACGTTACGTaacattttcactttggtagGCATTGAGCCTTATGATGCTGTGTAATTCTCCCTTTGTCTACCAACTATTGCACGATGTTAATAGGAATGTTCTGTTAATAGGCGACAAGAATCTAATGAAGAATATCTTGACTATAGACAGTGCAAAGGTTTTTGACTatagtatatattgtatatagtatatataggGCAGCAGTGTAGCCCAGTGGTTGTCCTTTAATCAGAGAACCCAGTTTCAAGCCTCCAATAATGAGTCCCTATCAGCTCCATGGCTACTGTTGTGTAGCtgacactgacctctgacctgctaTGGAGGGGGGCAAAACAAAAGAGAGTATTAAAGTATCATATTGTAATTAGCTTTATAATAAGTCAAAATTTCCTCCTCAGGTTTACGCAAACGGCATCCGCAACATTGACCTCCAGTTTATCATCCGTAAACTGGCAGCCCCCGTCATCTCAGTCCTGCTGCTGTCCTTGTGTGTGCCGTATGTCATCGCTGCAGGGGTCGTGCCTGCCGTAGGTGAGTGTCTGAGCACCCGCACATCTGCATCTATCAGTGGCTTtctttgtttgatttatttgacgTTTTCTCTGTTAGTTACTTTAACCAAACAACCCTTTGAGATTGAGGACCTCAGGCCAACCCAGCGGCACCACATTTAGTTGCAGACAAAAaccaataaaaatgtgtttcataGTAATTAATACATTATCTCAAAAAATGAAAGGAagttgagagggagaggaaaaaaacattgacaCCATCCTTAAtcaatccaaactatcttaaaGCATTGACAGTTTACATTAAAGTAATCTTCTGCATCTTTAAACTGCTTTGTACCTCGTGTGCATGCGTTTGCTGTCTGACTTGAGTTGAAATGGCGTTATCACTTTACGGAGGTGTCCCCAGGAGATCTTTCTTCTGATCTCAGAGTACCGACTCCAGTGACTACAGCGTCAGCTAACGGGCCCTCTAATGAAACAGTATTTAACTGAATGAAACTCATTCCTCCCACAGGAGTGACCCCCGAGATGGAGATTCTGATGCAGAGGAGAATCTACCCATTCCTCTTGATGGTGGTCTCTCTTATCGGCATCCTGTCCTTCCAGATCCGACAGTTTAAACGCCTTTACGAACACATCAAGAATGACAAGTAAGCATCGTTTAGCGGAGAAGCACTCTAGGAAGCAAGATGTATTTTACAACCTATGGTAAAGAGTTTATACCGGAGTTTCTGTGATTTAAGTTGGGCTATTTGATGTGAGCAACGTTTAGGAAGGGCATTGAAAACCTGGTTTCGTCCAGTCAAAACTGTTTTGTAGGTCAAACGCATCTGGTGCAACTTTCATTGCATTGTTTGTTGCCCAGAATTGTGGAATTTGTATTCACGTTTCATAAGCTTTTAATGAAAGACCACATAATGATGTtcttgaaaatggaaaaaagggtCATCAGAAGAGCACTTGAAAGTCTGAAAGGCCTTGAATTTCATCTAGGaattgattttgacattttattatcCAAAGGGATGCTATTTCAGTATTTTACTACAGGAACATGAAATGCAAACAGATGGATAAATCACAGTAGATCTCATTATCAAATCATAGTACTCTGGTTATTTAAAAGAATCACAGTATTATCATGTTGTGATATTATCTCATCTGCTTTTGTGACTCCCACCATTCGTCCCACAGAATACCTACTTATAAATCCAAATCTAAGCACTAAAATCAATTgctgtctttctcctttctcactTGCAGATACCTGGTTGGTCAGAGGCTCGTCAATTATGAACGCAAAGCCGGGAGAGCAAGCTCAGTCCCGCCCTCCAACCCtgttgcagaatagagttttgTGTGAGAAGTCACCACATTTTGCACCTGTTGCCCCACGTCTACACCCCActgcaccccaccccaccctcttcCTACCCTACCCACCCTCTCcctaccccaccccaccctctcctTTTCTGAATTTCAAATCAGTCCTTGGACCACAATCCTTTTGAATCTCCTGTCGATCTTGGTGGATTTGATGGATGTCATTCAATTTGTTGAATGCCCTTTCAGGCCCAATTAAAGGCTGGATGGGAAAATGTAGGGAGAATTATGAGATAACTTAAGAAATCCCCTCAGATAGGAGTAGGTGGGAGGGTGAGGGTTAATGGTTTGATTTGAAACTCGGCGTCTGTATTGTTGTTCATGCCTTGCTTTGTAAAGTGCTGCCTGAGAATTGTACATGTGTAAATACTTTGAACGCAgactttgttgtcttaaaaaaaaagacagatatgGATTAATGCAATGACCATTGTACATCTTAAAAAGTGTATGtatattaatttattaaatCAAACTGACAATTTATCTTTGTTGCAtttgctttgtgtgtatgtgttgagaCAAAACACTTGCAATAGGAGTTTAAAGGTCGCATTGGGTGCGGTTTAGGAAAACACCATGCAAGGATCAGGAGTGGCCTAGAGCAAAACCATCTACCTTGGACATAAAAGTCTCCATGAATCATTACATATGTTAGGGTTAATGTAAAACTCAGTCTTTTATTCAGACATAAGTGTTATAAAGTGCTCAGGTCCAAAAAGGGAATTCAAAAACCTTTTctaacacatttacacataaaagaaaagtTTTGGCATTAATCTCAGCATGACTCATGGAGATGTGTGCAGGTTGCTCTACTCCTGGTCCTTGCAAATGCAAGGTATGAAAACCTGATCAATACATGACGGGGGGTGGTGTGATTGCCTCATCCTTTGGGACAAGTGGAGAGTTCAGCACAACTCCAAATTTCTCTGCTAGGATCCCAGGAATCTCCTCATCTTTTAGTTCCTCTGAGGTGGTTTTTAATAcactccctcttccctctgtgGGAAATGTGGTGGTGATCAGTTTGCGACCAATATAGGTGAGCCTTCCAGCTGGTTTCATGATGGTGCATAAGGACTTGCAGAAGAAGATGGAGCTGGGAGAGCTCTGGTGATACTGGCACATCTCGACAAAGTCCTCCAGAAGCCGAGGTTCAAGCGTGAACTTGTAGATCTCTGTCCACTCGACATCTCCcactcccccttcctccccttgcCACTCCAGAAAGCACATACCCTTGTCATCTCTGATGCGATACACGCGGTGGCCCTGCTCCTGGAGCCCGCTGGTCTCCAGTGACAGGGGGGAACTGAAACCTGACCCGCCAAACCCGACGTCGCACAGCCAGCGCCGGCCCTCCAGGGTCACCATTGAGATCAAATGGTCGAAAGGTGGCCCGTATCGGCCGGTGATCGAATTCCTCACCTGTCCCGAGAGCAGCGTGACCTCGAAGCCTATTTCGGACAGCAGCCAGGAGAAGAGGCCGTTATTCTCAAAGCAGAAACCACCGCGGCGCTGGTTTACGATCTTGTCGTACAGAAGTGGAGGGTCCAGTCGCACCCGTCCCCCGCTGTGCACCGTGAGGTTTTCAAACGGCACCGACAGCAGATGACAGGCGTGCACCGACCGCAGCACATCTAGGGTCGGCTCGGCTGGCGCCACATACCCAATGCGCAGCAAATACTTCTCAGTGTCCATCTCGACAGAACTCATTTTCATAGATTACGCGTCACTTTGTTTAACTTTTCACTGCAGCTGACAGTTGAGTTTCCCTGTATACTTCCGCGTGCCTTCCAAAAATAAACTAGGCCACTAAAGAGTGCACTTTAGACTTTCTACCATGCAGTTCCTGTGTGCCGTCCACATtcatttgctttctttctttctcccttcctttcttccttcctgttGCTGGATGACTTAAGTGTTTTTCTTGTGGGCGCTGGCTGGCTCAAATTTCCCGTGAATTCAAACGGTAAAGTGGATGTTGTAAACTAAATCTCAGATGTACACCATGaagtttctctctcccctccccctccctccttcctccccaaTCCAACAGCCTCCTCCTTTTGCTCAAGAGACCTCAGCCAGTGACGTCACGTGGACACTCCCTTTTCCAGTTGAGGGAGAAAGATGGCGCCCACACACGTACTGAGATGCTGTCAACGGGGCTTAGCATGGATACCTGTGATTTTTATCGCCCTGGTCGTCTGCTGGTCGTACTACGCTTATGTCGTGGAGCTTTGCATATGTAAGTACACGTCCTGCGGTCGGCTGTGGCCCCCGTCCGCCGAGCTGAAGCCTGTTTTTTCACAGCTGATGTTTTGATACTGCTGTCCACAGCTGCTGGCCAGCAGGAAGTAACATGGACTGCAGCTCAACAATGGTGTTGGCAAGCTCACCCAAACCTAGATATGGCTAATTATCTTTTAGTGGCCGTCGCTTTACCTTCCTATATTTTGTTAGGGAAATATGTTTTGGCCAAAGAAAAAGTTTCACTCTGCTGTTAGTATTGCTACCCGTCTCGTCCCTTTTGTTCTGTGTCGTGGTGAATGCTGTCTGGATGGTGAATTAAGCTAACCAAAGGCTATTTGGCTGGCTGACCAGATAATTATTTATCCTGTAACTTGGCCAATTAGCTTGGCACCAGTGACGTGGTGCGTCCTTCCAAGCGAATGAGTCCAGAGCATTTTCTTATATTAAAATGGATGAGGCCAAATCCAAAATGACAGCAGATAAACAGGAATGAAATGGATTTGATATGGTTTAATTGTTACGTGAGTGATGTGCTTGTGATAACCTTGTTGTGTAGTTTGTTTACATCACGGGTTCACAAACTTTCTCACGTTAAGACCACAAACCCCTAATGGATAAGATTTTGTCTCGAGAAACCCCATCTGAGATTTCTGTAGTTATAATTTACCATAGAACTGCATAACTTGATACTATCTTTGATAACAACAGAAGGGAGAGTGAAACATAAAATCAATTTAgtcattctctcattgtgctaaCTTGTAGCGAGTGAAATAATAGTTAAACTATTGTTCATTTCGCTGAGGACCCTATTTAACCTCCCAATGGACCCAAACCACTGGTTTACATGACAGCTGTTTAATTGTGACTGCTGAggactgtgaatgtgtttccTCCTCATCTAACATcaggttttctctcttttctcttgcagtCACCATCCCCAGTATAGGAGAGCAGAGTAAGTGTGCTGGGGAGTCAAAAGGATCGATTGTTTTTATTACAGGATGAATGGACTTTTACCAAACTGAGCCAATTTGTTGCTCATTTGGGATTATCTCACCAGTGAAATGTGGTCTATGTAGACCTAAATCAGTTTGGCACAGATAACATGCACACCCAgagccagtctctctctctctctctctctctctctctctctctctctctctctctctctctctctctctctctctctctcactcactcactcactcactcactcactcactcactcactcactcactcactcactcactcactcactcatagtGCTGAAGTCAGTCTTGGTGTTTAGGCAGAGCAGCTCTTCCTCATTCAGCCGTAGCTTTCCTCCATCATAAATTTAAGTGTCTATGTAGTTGTATAGTGTTTTATCACAGAGTCCATGTCCCAAGTAACAACAGCTGCTccttattttttactttttaccgGTCATGTGCTTGTGCTTTAACATCAGTATACATATCAGACTGTCTAAGTTATTGGTCCTGATACCTCGCTCGTTGTTTTCCCTCCAGTTGTCTATCTGGTCTTCTTCCACCTCTCTTTCATCATGTTTGTATGGTCCTACTGGAAGACCATCTTCACCAGGCCTACCAACCCCTCCAAAGAGGTACAATAACCTGATTATCCAAAATAAccccactgtgtctgtgtgtctctaatCCTCTGTTGCCATAACTCCAAAGTCTGTACTGTGTTAAACTGTGTGATGAAAGTTGTACTGTTGATGAATAGAATAATCGGTCTACTGTTGACAACCTGgtgagttttacttttactttctctctgtctctttctcttctccagtTCTGCCTGCCCAAGGCCGAGAAGGAGCGCtatgagaaggaagagaggcCAGAGTCCCAGCAGGAGATCCTGTGGAGAGCCGCCTCCAACCTGCCTCTCTACACCCGCACAGGGGCCGGGGGTACGTCTGTGtttgtctaagtgtgtgtgtgcatctgagttttttgtcttgtctttccctctctctgcctgtgccTCTGTGTTGGAGTTGGCTGTGCAATAATAATCAGATATTGATGTCTTGACATCATGCAGCAATCCGCTACTGTGACCGCTGTCAAGTTATCAAGCCAGACCGGTGTCACCACTGCTCTGCGTGTGACATGTAAGCAGACCATCTCCTACCATTACACTCGATTCAAATTTTATGTAAAAGGGTTGAATGCTGTTAGATTTAGCCATGATTCCACAGAAATATATTTCCTTTCTTGTTTGATCTCACCCCTTTTAACGAGGTCCATCTCCTCTTTTGTTTCAATCtatcttctcctttttcctctgttAACTCTGTTCTCCCACTCTGTATGGCAGGTGCGTGCTGAAGATGGACCACCATTGTCCCTGGTATGTAATCCCTGCTAAGCAAAGACATAAATGTATGGCATCTCACTGGTTTACTCCTGCTCATATGCTGAGTTAGGGTGCGTTCACACAAGTGAGAACAATACCATACGAACTCATGTGCGCACCAAATAAGTTATGAGTGGAATTGTTCCAGCTGCAGGAAATTACCCCAAAACATACAGTTTTACGAGTATGTTGTTCGTCCCGgcaattattgctattattattttctgttcttgttttatttgttttgtctgcctcactgtgtAAAGCATCCTTGGGTCTCTTGAAAGGCGCTATATAAATCTacgttgttattattattattgttattattattattattattattattatttttgttcgTTGTTTGAACGTTGTTCAACAcagttttatgggtataaggacaTGGATATTGACATAggatagccagcagttactcatgcttggaaaacGTAGCATAATAAAATTAACTGAAGGCAGGAAGTTTTCCACTCTgttttggaccaaagaaaacaaactgtaggtgtgatcgtaACCTAAAAGTGACATGATGACAAAGTTCAAGATGGTAACATTTctatgaaggtaaatatgttgcaaaatgcgagagcttgtagacttgatgtgagaacttgtaaaatacgatgtgagaacttgaagaacaaaaatgaatgtgaagtcacagaaaaaatattcacaaatgtgtagattgatatttacatgaatacaatgacagctgcaaacttgtaatccaacatttactcatatttatttattttacttttagtccattttccagtacaaccacaactccatgattacaacctctcaaatcggtcactgcaacttcacaaatgtGCTCTCTTGTATCACAAAGTGACGAATCTGCGCGCCTTGACTTTTGCAACACTTCCTGCGAtaaatgttttgcaaaatgCACTTGTAGCTGTGACAGGGGGGGCATAGGGGGGGCGTGGGGGTGTACCAATCAGAAATCGGAAGACGAAGTGCTCTTTTGCTCTGCTCCATGTGCTGTCCTCAGGACGTCCTCCATGTCTGCGAAGTTAGATCCGCTAACCTTATGGCACACCAAGCCAGGATAAGTTTCTTCCAAAagcggggaggggggtgagggggggcgcTCTCTCACAGCTACAAGTGAGTTTTGCAACATTTATCACAAGAAGTGTTGCAAAAGTCAAGGCGCGCAGATTCGTCACTTTGTGATGCAAGAGAGCACATTTGTGAAGTTGatatgagtaaatgttggattacaagtttgcagctctcattgtattcatgtaaatatcaatctacacatttgtgaatattttttctgtgacttcacattcatttttttggaTTGCAAGTTTGCAGCTCtcattgtattcatgtaaatatcaatctacacatttgtgaatattttttctgtgacttcacattcattttttttcttcaagttctcacatcgtattttacaagttctcacatcaagtctacaagctcttGCATTTTGCAACATCTTTACCTTCATACATTTCTCATGTCGGAGGAAGTGATGTCAAAGCTGGccttcctgtgtttgtgtgtctccagGGTGAACAACTGTGTGGGATTTTCCAACTACAAgttcttcatcctcttcctggCCTACTCGCTGGTGTACTGTTTGTTTATTGCAGCCACCGTATTGCAGTATTTCATAAAGTTCTGGACAGTGAGTAATGATGAGCAGACGAGCTCCCCCCCAACACAGAATCTCAgcccactctctcacaccccaaaccgtgtgtgtgtgtgtgtgtgtgtgtgtgtgtgtgtgtgtgtgtgtgtgtgtgagcgtgcacgaCATGATCTTATACAGGATGCAGATTTGCTGCATGTCAAAAGCCTGCATGCACCTCCTCTCAGTTGGTCCTGCATGGTGCGGAGCTGTGCTGCTCCACTGTTTCTGtgtcctctctcaccctctgacccctctctgtttccccctcTGTCATCCCCAGTTCTCGCACACACAGGGTCATTGTTCTCtgatctttctctttctttctccctctccactaTCGGCCCCATCAGTCACACCACTCATTCAACCACCAgcacttcccctcctcctctctttttttttttggcattttctctccctcctctcttgtaGCTGCTCCACTCGTCCACTTTGATCCTTTTCACTGCCCGGCACTTGTCTCTCAttccatctctcctttcatccctgttttttcccctccgtTCTGGGCACACTTCCTGCGCACACacgctctctttcttctcttcttttctctcctcttcacctcaCTTGGCCTTGCCTCGTATTTGCCTCCTGATTTCtaaaccccccaccccttcacCCCCTCCGTCTGTTCTCTCCCGGTGTTGCTAACCAGTCTTGTCTCTGTTTGTACTAAAGCTTTGCCGCAGGAAATCGGCAGAGAACTGCCCAAAGGTAACCCAACCACCCTCCAAAGCCTTTAGTGTTGCAGTGTCACCTTATCGTCGTTGTGGTTTTTGTCATGATGTGCGTGCAGTGCTGTGTAGTTGTGACGTGGTTGACATGACACCCTTCTTATTTCTCTCTTACTTTGTCATTCGCTCTTTTACtcactgtttctttctctctctccgtgaaTCTCCTCCATGTGAATTTGTTATtgactctctcctcttctcttctcccgtCTCCTCCCCAGAATGAGCTGCCAGACACTCACGCCAAATTCCATgtcttgtttctcttttttgtggCGGCCATGTTCTGCATCAgtattctctccctcttcagctACCACCTGTGGCTTGTAGGGAAGAACAGGTCCACTATaggtaacaaacacacactcataaggGTTGGGCTCAACTTTCTTGGAATTCAACCAGTTCAATATGTAAAGAAATATCTGTTTATTTGCAAATGATAGAGCATTGATTCTCAACTTGTTAAAAGGTTAGGCAGGACAAAAAGTTGTTTTCTAAAGTTGAATGTTGactgaaaatgacacacactcacaaaccaCTGTCCtcaatccatccattttctttctCCAGTTTACTTACCTGttggttgtttttattgtttgtttaatGACCTATTCATTTTGTCCTCTCTGTCCACCCTGTACCGCCatgtttctccttctc
Encoded proteins:
- the LOC139917852 gene encoding arylamine N-acetyltransferase 2-like, whose protein sequence is MKMSSVEMDTEKYLLRIGYVAPAEPTLDVLRSVHACHLLSVPFENLTVHSGGRVRLDPPLLYDKIVNQRRGGFCFENNGLFSWLLSEIGFEVTLLSGQVRNSITGRYGPPFDHLISMVTLEGRRWLCDVGFGGSGFSSPLSLETSGLQEQGHRVYRIRDDKGMCFLEWQGEEGGVGDVEWTEIYKFTLEPRLLEDFVEMCQYHQSSPSSIFFCKSLCTIMKPAGRLTYIGRKLITTTFPTEGRGSVLKTTSEELKDEEIPGILAEKFGVVLNSPLVPKDEAITPPPVMY
- the LOC139917889 gene encoding palmitoyltransferase ZDHHC20-B-like, encoding MAPTHVLRCCQRGLAWIPVIFIALVVCWSYYAYVVELCIFTIPSIGEQIVYLVFFHLSFIMFVWSYWKTIFTRPTNPSKEFCLPKAEKERYEKEERPESQQEILWRAASNLPLYTRTGAGAIRYCDRCQVIKPDRCHHCSACDMCVLKMDHHCPWVNNCVGFSNYKFFILFLAYSLVYCLFIAATVLQYFIKFWTNELPDTHAKFHVLFLFFVAAMFCISILSLFSYHLWLVGKNRSTIEAFRAPVFRTGSDKNGFSLGFRKNIAQVFGDQKKYWLLPIFTSQGDGLTFPTRLVNADPEQATVTLNPEPNKSAADVPASPLSDSQNRLLSNDQHANNIGDHLANNTLKSAGSETITISMESES